A window of the Podarcis raffonei isolate rPodRaf1 chromosome 4, rPodRaf1.pri, whole genome shotgun sequence genome harbors these coding sequences:
- the LOC128411889 gene encoding protein-lysine methyltransferase METTL21E-like, translating to MESHSLQPKHPGSDEKSRKPDNKNGPNGDEQIVAEIMGRCFSPSLITTQAWEGFHFVGHKIKITESTDCYGAVVWPSALVICHFLETNMKSYNLVDKNVIEIGAGTGLVSIVASFLGARVVATDLPELLGNLRYNLVKNTKTKCKHEPQAKELFWGVDLEKNFPRASCQFDYILAADVVYHHPYLNELLLTFDHLCKDNTIIIWAMRFRLEKENQFVDRFKKLFDLEVITDLPSLNITLFKAKRRHKAKRPSLFPSRLLVR from the exons ATGGAATCCCATTCATTGCAACCCAAGCATCCTGGATCAGATGAAAAATCCAGAAAACCAGACAACAAAAATG GACCAAACGGAGATGAACAGATAGTCGCAGAGATCATGGGAAGGTGTTTCTCCCCTTCGCTGATAACCACCCAAGCCTGGGAAGGGTTCCATTTTGTTGGCCACAAGATAAAGATCACAGAATCCACTGACTGCTATGGAGCTGTCGTCTGGCCTTCG GCTCTCGTTATCTGCCACTTTTTGGAAACTAACATGAAATCTTATAACCTGGTTGACAAAAATGTCATTGAAATTGGAGCTGGGACAGGCCTGGTCTCAATAGTAGCCAGTTTCCTTG GTGCACGTGTGGTTGCCACCGATTTGCCTGAATTGCTGGGGAACCTTCGATACAACCTTGTCAAAAACACGAAGACCAAATGCAAGCATGAACCCCAGGCAAAGGAACTGTTTTGGGGGGTCGACCTGGAGAAGAATTTCCCCAGGGCTTCATGCCAGTTTGACTACATCCTGGCGGCCGACGTTGTGTACCACCACCCTTACCTGAACGAGCTACTCCTTACCTTCGACCACTTGTGCAAGGACAACACCATCATCATCTGGGCCATGAGGTTCCGACTGGAGAAGGAAAACCAGTTTGTGGACAGATTCAAGAAACTGTTTGACCTGGAGGTTATAACTGATCTCCCCAGCTTAAATATAACCCTGTTTAAGGCAAAGAGAAGGCATAAAGCAAAAAGGCCTTCCCTTTTCCCATCCAGACTGCTGGTTAGGTGA